From the genome of Virgibacillus proomii, one region includes:
- a CDS encoding YhcN/YlaJ family sporulation lipoprotein: protein MRIKLGFIILMLGAATACTNEPTDKAENDNQQSTQPIHYETEQEKRERLGTIAENDKKEYPQREQKKGTDANFKTGYSDPFTNEEAEMITRALKNKTQIVQAQVAATEDRIIVGVMLKDDVRQDIGNEIKQEVKKLVPNSNKEIIVYTDEEHWNKMKNLDNRLKPKYNGEKLEEFLTP, encoded by the coding sequence ATGCGGATAAAATTAGGATTTATCATTCTTATGCTTGGCGCAGCAACAGCTTGTACAAATGAGCCAACAGACAAAGCTGAAAATGACAATCAGCAGTCTACGCAACCGATTCATTATGAAACAGAACAAGAGAAAAGAGAGCGTCTAGGTACCATTGCGGAAAACGATAAAAAGGAATATCCACAACGTGAACAGAAAAAAGGAACGGATGCCAATTTTAAAACTGGTTACTCTGACCCTTTTACAAATGAAGAAGCTGAAATGATAACCCGTGCATTAAAAAATAAAACACAAATTGTACAAGCACAAGTGGCAGCAACGGAAGACCGAATTATCGTAGGTGTCATGTTAAAAGATGATGTAAGACAGGACATTGGGAATGAAATTAAGCAAGAGGTTAAGAAACTTGTTCCAAATTCGAATAAAGAAATAATAGTCTATACCGATGAAGAACATTGGAATAAAATGAAAAATTTAGACAACAGATTGAAGCCAAAATATAACGGCGAAAAATTGGAGGAATTTCTCACTCCGTAA
- the nadE gene encoding NAD(+) synthase — MKQEVDEIVSWLQTQVEKTGVNGLMVGISGGIDSAVVAALIKRACPDHSLGVIMPINTSDATMQDAKAVTDATGIDYMTIDLTEVHASMYQMIKTQLENKHVYEEQNTQLAQANLRARLRMSTLYTIATNYNYLVVGTDNAAEWYTGYFTKYGDGGVDILPIVEFTKGEVRKMAAYLDIPSSVRTKQPSADLWEGQSDEQEMGISYATIDAYLKGKAIPKEDQEKIEAMHKRSAHKREALPHFSRKN, encoded by the coding sequence ATGAAACAAGAAGTAGATGAAATCGTTAGTTGGTTACAAACCCAAGTGGAAAAAACAGGTGTAAATGGATTAATGGTAGGTATTAGTGGGGGGATTGATTCTGCAGTTGTTGCTGCTTTAATCAAACGAGCATGTCCTGATCATTCACTAGGTGTTATTATGCCGATTAATACGAGTGATGCAACGATGCAAGATGCGAAAGCTGTTACTGATGCAACGGGTATTGATTATATGACGATTGACTTAACAGAAGTACATGCTAGCATGTATCAAATGATTAAAACCCAATTAGAAAATAAACATGTATACGAGGAACAAAATACACAATTAGCACAAGCAAACTTACGTGCAAGGCTACGAATGAGTACTTTATATACGATAGCAACAAATTATAATTATCTTGTTGTCGGTACAGATAATGCTGCTGAATGGTATACAGGCTATTTTACAAAATATGGTGATGGCGGTGTCGATATCTTACCAATTGTGGAATTCACAAAGGGGGAAGTAAGAAAAATGGCAGCGTATTTAGATATACCATCATCTGTTAGAACTAAACAGCCTAGTGCAGATCTTTGGGAAGGGCAAAGTGATGAGCAAGAAATGGGTATAAGCTATGCAACAATAGATGCTTACTTGAAAGGAAAAGCTATACCAAAAGAAGATCAAGAAAAAATTGAAGCGATGCATAAACGTTCTGCTCATAAGCGAGAAGCATTACCGCATTTTTCACGAAAAAATTAA
- the safA gene encoding SafA/ExsA family spore coat assembly protein — translation MKIHIVQKGDTMWEIAQQYGVDFEELKQLNSQISSPDMIMPGMKIKIPGSSKAVKQKQQMKPKEKPMHPYKEMKTKPMPVIKEDDKKKPKMPKPKMPMPSMPAMPVQPIMQMPVMEQEFQNYTTINFPQMPAKPEHKVKHVKKEKPKKEKVKEKPMPKPMPMPHVPMVPLCCYVMDPCYPQIPFQMMAPLPYHSVGMYPMPHYDHHGHHHHHMHHGLHDHHYEHHHDYGSHVDHHGSMMDWDDDCGCDDTMQWGSPSMYRSQEEEASAQPVGYEWQTPTHMYPPFAYGATYPMPPGFTSSSHSNSEQQSDNEQQSE, via the coding sequence TTGAAGATACACATTGTACAAAAAGGGGACACTATGTGGGAAATAGCTCAACAATATGGTGTGGATTTTGAAGAGCTAAAGCAATTGAATAGCCAAATTTCTAGTCCAGATATGATTATGCCGGGAATGAAAATTAAAATACCAGGTTCATCAAAAGCTGTGAAGCAAAAACAACAAATGAAACCGAAAGAAAAGCCGATGCATCCGTATAAAGAAATGAAAACAAAGCCGATGCCAGTGATTAAAGAAGATGATAAGAAAAAACCAAAAATGCCAAAACCAAAAATGCCAATGCCATCTATGCCGGCAATGCCTGTTCAGCCCATTATGCAGATGCCAGTGATGGAGCAGGAATTTCAAAACTACACGACAATTAATTTTCCGCAAATGCCAGCAAAACCCGAGCATAAAGTGAAGCATGTCAAAAAGGAAAAGCCAAAAAAAGAAAAGGTTAAGGAGAAACCAATGCCGAAACCAATGCCAATGCCACACGTACCTATGGTGCCGCTATGTTGTTATGTAATGGACCCTTGTTACCCGCAGATTCCTTTTCAAATGATGGCACCTTTACCATATCATAGTGTAGGTATGTATCCAATGCCGCATTACGATCATCATGGACATCACCATCACCATATGCATCACGGGTTGCATGACCATCATTATGAGCACCACCATGACTATGGTTCTCATGTCGATCATCATGGCAGTATGATGGATTGGGATGATGACTGCGGGTGTGATGATACGATGCAATGGGGTTCACCGTCAATGTATCGTAGCCAAGAAGAAGAAGCTTCAGCACAACCGGTTGGATATGAGTGGCAAACACCAACTCATATGTATCCACCATTTGCTTATGGGGCAACCTATCCAATGCCACCTGGCTTTACATCCTCGTCTCATTCAAATAGTGAGCAACAATCAGATAATGAACAACAAAGTGAATAG
- the pheA gene encoding prephenate dehydratase produces MATTIGYLGPKGTFTKLAVDKAFNGDRKHSFATIPECIDAVEAEKIDIGVVPLENAIEGTVQLTVDYLVHQVRLPIMAEIVVPIQQHLLVHPEFSGELVDIKEVHSHSHAIAQCHQFIHQYLPNASIHYSSSTGKAAEMISERKGPIAAIGNQLAAHLYELKMIRKNIHDFPNNHTRFVVLSKNKECVNINHPVQSEKTTLLITLPSDFAGALHQVLSAFAWRKMNLSKIESRPMKTGLGNYFFIVDVDQPYDDVLFPGVKGELEALGCQVTILGTYPVYQLDKL; encoded by the coding sequence GTGGCAACAACGATTGGCTATTTAGGGCCAAAAGGAACATTTACAAAGTTAGCAGTAGATAAAGCATTTAACGGAGATAGAAAGCACAGTTTTGCTACCATACCGGAGTGTATTGATGCTGTAGAAGCAGAAAAAATAGATATTGGTGTTGTGCCGCTGGAAAATGCGATTGAGGGGACTGTACAATTAACTGTCGATTATTTAGTCCACCAAGTGCGGTTGCCCATCATGGCAGAAATTGTTGTACCAATCCAGCAACATCTTTTAGTTCATCCAGAATTCTCAGGTGAATTGGTTGATATTAAGGAGGTCCATTCTCATAGCCATGCTATCGCCCAATGTCATCAATTTATACATCAGTATTTACCGAACGCTTCCATTCATTATTCATCATCAACCGGAAAAGCAGCAGAAATGATTAGTGAACGAAAAGGACCGATTGCAGCGATTGGTAATCAGTTGGCTGCACATTTATATGAACTGAAGATGATACGAAAAAATATTCACGATTTTCCAAATAACCACACACGATTTGTCGTGTTGAGTAAGAATAAAGAGTGTGTGAACATAAATCATCCTGTACAATCTGAAAAAACAACTTTACTGATTACACTTCCAAGTGACTTTGCTGGAGCACTTCACCAAGTGTTATCTGCCTTTGCTTGGAGAAAAATGAACCTATCAAAAATTGAATCACGGCCAATGAAAACAGGATTAGGCAATTATTTTTTTATTGTGGATGTAGATCAACCTTATGATGATGTTCTATTTCCCGGTGTGAAAGGGGAATTAGAAGCATTAGGATGTCAGGTTACAATCCTTGGAACGTATCCCGTCTATCAATTAGATAAGCTTTAA
- the obgE gene encoding GTPase ObgE, whose amino-acid sequence MFIDQVSVYVKGGDGGNGLVAYRREKYVPKGGPAGGDGGNGADVIFQVDEGLNTLMDFRYNRHFKGKRGENGMSKNQHGKNASPLIVSVPPGTTVIDEDTNEVIADLTTHGQQAVIAKGGRGGRGNTRFATPRNPAPDIAENGEPGQERMVKVELKLIADVGLIGFPSVGKSTFLSVVSAAKPKIADYHFTTLTPNLGVVDTNDQRSFVMADLPGLIEGAHEGIGLGYQFLRHVERTRVLVHVIDMAAMEGRDPYEDFVKINQELEKYDEKLMKRPQIIAANKMDMPSAKENITKFKEKLQGKYPIYEISALTKEGLRDILFAIADKLEEIPKEAIDEDTEEKEKVIYRYHKEETPFTITRDDDGAYVLTGQKLEKLFKMTDFNHDQAVQRFARQLRRMGVDEALRKRGAKDGDTVRILDFEFEFMD is encoded by the coding sequence TGGCGGTAACGGTGCTGACGTTATCTTTCAAGTAGATGAAGGATTGAATACGCTAATGGATTTTCGATATAATCGTCATTTTAAAGGAAAACGTGGAGAAAATGGCATGAGTAAAAATCAACATGGAAAAAATGCTAGTCCATTAATCGTTTCTGTACCGCCGGGAACTACTGTCATAGATGAAGACACGAATGAAGTAATTGCTGATTTGACAACGCATGGTCAGCAAGCGGTTATCGCAAAAGGCGGACGTGGCGGTAGAGGTAATACTCGTTTTGCAACACCGAGAAATCCTGCTCCAGATATTGCAGAAAATGGCGAACCGGGACAGGAGCGAATGGTTAAGGTAGAACTAAAATTAATTGCTGATGTCGGATTAATCGGTTTCCCTAGTGTTGGAAAGTCAACTTTTCTATCGGTTGTGAGTGCTGCTAAACCAAAAATTGCGGATTATCATTTCACAACGCTTACGCCAAATCTTGGAGTTGTGGACACAAATGACCAGCGCAGTTTTGTAATGGCAGATTTACCTGGATTAATTGAAGGCGCTCATGAAGGGATTGGATTAGGCTATCAGTTTTTACGCCATGTGGAAAGAACAAGGGTACTTGTTCATGTGATTGATATGGCAGCTATGGAAGGTAGAGACCCTTATGAAGATTTTGTGAAAATAAATCAGGAGTTAGAGAAGTATGATGAAAAGTTAATGAAACGTCCGCAAATCATTGCAGCCAACAAGATGGATATGCCGAGCGCAAAAGAGAATATTACGAAGTTCAAAGAAAAATTGCAAGGTAAATACCCAATATATGAAATATCCGCGCTAACAAAGGAAGGGCTTCGCGATATATTATTTGCTATTGCGGATAAGCTTGAGGAAATTCCAAAAGAGGCGATCGACGAAGATACAGAGGAAAAAGAAAAAGTAATTTACCGATACCATAAAGAAGAGACACCATTTACGATTACTAGAGATGATGATGGAGCTTATGTGTTAACAGGTCAAAAATTAGAAAAGCTGTTTAAGATGACTGACTTTAATCATGACCAAGCCGTGCAGCGCTTTGCTCGTCAGCTTAGAAGAATGGGTGTAGATGAAGCGCTGCGGAAACGCGGTGCAAAAGATGGGGACACAGTGCGGATTTTAGATTTTGAGTTTGAATTTATGGATTAG